A genomic segment from Gemmatimonadota bacterium encodes:
- a CDS encoding M23 family metallopeptidase, which produces MRRGKWTLLLISELGDEFRQLTFRSRTLRLALGGAGFCCLSVFAVLGLVGLRGGQALHTTQIEREREILVGELEQIRSRVTELEGELDFLAQRDAEIRVMAGLDPIDPEVLQVGVGGPGAPTLESHPLFELNEDAGEQAFAATYDLNALERRSRLLQESLIEASDSLAAHRDLLDSTPSILPTAGRLSSGFTSARMHPIHNQVLPHEGVDISAPRGTPIMAAAKGRVVFAGQRSGYGMVVELDHGFGYSTVYGHASKLLVTRGQQVRRGEVIAQVGSSGLATSPHLHYEVRVANRPVNPMNFVLSGVVP; this is translated from the coding sequence ATGCGTCGTGGGAAATGGACCCTTCTCCTCATCTCCGAGCTCGGAGATGAGTTTCGCCAGCTGACATTTCGGAGCCGTACCCTCCGACTCGCCCTCGGTGGGGCGGGTTTCTGTTGCCTTTCCGTCTTCGCCGTCCTGGGCCTCGTCGGCCTGCGTGGAGGCCAGGCGCTTCACACGACCCAGATCGAACGCGAACGTGAGATCCTGGTCGGCGAGCTCGAGCAGATCCGGAGCCGGGTGACCGAACTCGAAGGCGAGCTCGATTTCCTCGCCCAACGGGACGCCGAGATTCGGGTCATGGCGGGGCTGGACCCGATCGACCCCGAGGTCCTCCAGGTGGGAGTCGGGGGTCCCGGAGCTCCGACTCTCGAATCGCACCCCCTCTTCGAGCTGAACGAAGACGCGGGGGAGCAGGCCTTCGCGGCGACCTATGATCTGAACGCCCTGGAGCGCCGCTCCCGGCTTCTCCAGGAGAGCCTCATCGAGGCGTCGGACTCGCTGGCCGCCCATCGGGACCTTCTCGATTCGACCCCTTCCATCCTGCCGACGGCGGGAAGGCTCAGCTCGGGCTTCACCAGTGCCCGGATGCACCCGATCCACAACCAGGTCCTCCCTCACGAGGGAGTGGACATCTCCGCCCCTCGCGGAACGCCGATCATGGCGGCGGCGAAGGGGCGCGTCGTCTTCGCCGGGCAGCGGAGCGGCTACGGAATGGTGGTGGAGCTCGACCATGGGTTCGGGTATTCGACCGTGTACGGGCATGCCTCGAAGCTTCTGGTGACACGGGGTCAGCAGGTGCGGCGGGGCGAGGTCATCGCCCAGGTGGGAAGCAGCGGATTGGCAACCTCGCCGCATCTCCACTATGAGGTCCGGGTGGCGAACCGTCCCGTGAACCCGATGAATTTTGTACTTTCCGGGGTGGTCCCCTGA
- the metG gene encoding methionine--tRNA ligase, which produces MTEASRRYLTTPIYYATGAPHIGHAYTTFLADTLARYYRQAGARVLFLTGTDEHGQKIQEEAARRGVEPQQLCDEMAARFVGAWSELDIEYDRFIRTTEAEHRAVVLAFLVRLHARGLIYEDLYKGWYCVHEERYWTEKDLTPEGNCPDCGRPVREIEEKNYFFRMSTFQERLVQHIQAHPGWIVPEVRRNEVLGFLQNPLEDLSISRPRSRVSWGIPLPFDEDHVAYVWVDALINYVTAAGAIRPDAPEGAQGFDDVSESWWPADLHIIGKDILTTHAVYWPTLLMGAGLPLPERILAHGWWVAGKEKMSKSLGNVVDPLSLREEFGTDAVRWYLLREMPTGSDASYTPERFLARFDELANILGNLASRATSMIVRFRDGIVPDAAPDALADAIRSTLEGYHGAMEELRVHDALGCAMELARSANGFIETSEPWALARDSAKAAELDRVFATLVRTLIVLAALFFPVTPRKMKELASSLGLEGVPSLDEAVRLSPAGLRVGKGPPLFPKPER; this is translated from the coding sequence GTCACGCCTACACGACTTTCCTGGCAGACACCCTCGCGCGGTATTACCGGCAAGCGGGTGCCCGCGTCCTCTTCCTGACCGGGACCGACGAGCACGGTCAAAAGATCCAAGAAGAAGCCGCCCGGAGGGGAGTGGAGCCGCAGCAGCTCTGCGACGAGATGGCGGCGCGATTCGTCGGAGCCTGGTCGGAGCTCGACATCGAATACGACCGCTTCATCCGGACGACCGAGGCCGAACACCGCGCCGTCGTGCTGGCCTTTCTCGTCCGACTGCACGCGCGCGGCCTCATCTATGAGGATCTCTACAAGGGGTGGTACTGCGTCCACGAGGAACGGTATTGGACGGAGAAGGACCTGACGCCCGAAGGGAACTGCCCCGACTGTGGGCGCCCCGTCCGCGAGATCGAGGAGAAGAACTATTTCTTTCGGATGAGCACCTTTCAGGAGCGGCTCGTCCAGCATATCCAGGCCCATCCGGGCTGGATCGTTCCGGAGGTGCGGCGAAACGAGGTCCTGGGCTTCCTCCAGAATCCGCTCGAAGACCTTTCGATCTCCCGGCCGCGCTCCCGCGTGAGCTGGGGGATTCCCCTCCCCTTCGACGAAGATCATGTCGCATACGTTTGGGTGGACGCGCTGATCAACTATGTCACCGCGGCCGGCGCGATCCGTCCCGACGCGCCGGAAGGCGCGCAGGGGTTCGACGACGTCTCGGAGTCCTGGTGGCCCGCCGATCTGCACATCATCGGAAAGGACATTCTCACGACCCATGCGGTGTATTGGCCCACACTCCTGATGGGAGCGGGGCTTCCCCTCCCCGAGCGGATCCTCGCCCACGGGTGGTGGGTGGCGGGGAAAGAGAAGATGTCGAAGTCGCTCGGAAACGTCGTGGACCCCCTGAGCCTCCGCGAGGAGTTCGGAACCGACGCGGTTCGCTGGTACCTCCTCCGCGAGATGCCGACCGGCTCCGACGCCTCGTACACCCCCGAGCGCTTCCTCGCCCGCTTCGACGAGCTCGCGAACATCCTCGGAAATCTGGCGAGCCGCGCGACTTCGATGATCGTCCGTTTTCGCGACGGAATCGTCCCCGACGCGGCTCCCGATGCGTTGGCCGACGCCATCCGGTCCACCCTCGAAGGATACCACGGGGCGATGGAGGAGCTTCGGGTGCACGACGCCCTCGGGTGCGCGATGGAGCTTGCGCGAAGCGCGAACGGGTTCATCGAAACGAGTGAACCCTGGGCGCTCGCCCGCGATTCGGCGAAGGCGGCCGAGCTGGACCGGGTTTTCGCGACCCTCGTCCGGACCCTCATCGTTCTCGCGGCACTCTTTTTTCCCGTGACCCCCCGGAAGATGAAGGAGCTCGCGAGCTCCCTCGGGCTCGAGGGTGTTCCCTCGCTCGACGAGGCGGTCCGGCTCTCCCCCGCCGGCCTCCGGGTCGGGAAGGGCCCGCCCCTTTTTCCCAAGCCGGAACGCTGA